Proteins co-encoded in one Sphingopyxis sp. BE259 genomic window:
- a CDS encoding DUF2975 domain-containing protein — translation MLVGLNVLNWFFAAVFMVVLVAITLRPDLLADALTKVTPRMDADHVIDLFRLVLLLCVPIAFAAHAIFTRLVAMIDSVDSAAVFTPVNARRLRVIGWCLLATQVIDVGYGWISYQLVVASGEHFGWQPSLTAWLAVLMLFILARIFEQGAAMREEIEQTI, via the coding sequence TTGTTGGTTGGGTTGAATGTGCTGAACTGGTTCTTCGCCGCGGTCTTCATGGTCGTGCTCGTTGCTATCACGCTCAGGCCAGACCTGCTTGCCGATGCGCTGACCAAGGTAACCCCGCGCATGGACGCCGATCATGTGATCGACCTGTTCCGCCTCGTCCTGCTGCTCTGCGTGCCGATCGCCTTTGCCGCGCACGCCATTTTCACGCGCCTTGTCGCGATGATCGACAGCGTCGACAGCGCTGCGGTCTTCACGCCGGTCAATGCGCGGCGACTCCGCGTGATCGGCTGGTGCCTGCTCGCGACGCAGGTGATCGACGTCGGCTATGGCTGGATATCCTATCAGTTGGTCGTAGCGAGCGGCGAGCATTTCGGATGGCAGCCCAGCCTGACCGCGTGGCTGGCGGTGCTGATGTTGTTCATCCTCGCCCGCATCTTTGAACAGGGTGCGGCGATGCGCGAAGAAATCGAGCAGACGATCTGA
- a CDS encoding helix-turn-helix transcriptional regulator: MAIRIQLDDMLWRRRMTLTELSERVDITVANLSILKTGKAKAIRFSTLDAICRILECQPGELIIFDDGDDA; this comes from the coding sequence ATGGCGATCCGGATCCAGCTCGACGACATGCTGTGGCGGCGGCGCATGACGCTGACCGAACTGAGCGAACGTGTCGACATCACCGTCGCCAATCTGTCGATCCTCAAAACCGGCAAGGCCAAGGCGATCCGCTTTTCGACGCTCGATGCGATCTGCCGCATCCTCGAATGCCAGCCCGGCGAATTGATTATTTTCGACGATGGAGATGATGCATGA
- a CDS encoding DUF4197 domain-containing protein — translation MKQDEAILARRRLLAGAFGMLALTQAPWALAKLPGSGVKGLIGGASDGALDKLAQPGAFYRDVAVRILLPGAGGKLASKLFGVGDKLGLTSNLTKSLNDAGGQAAGEAKPIFRAAIDNLRWSDAPALVGKKDGATRYLQSSAGDTLFGKVSPLIGSALQDVGAYRQLDQLAKGNSLMASAGLTRDGLTKSVTEQALKGIFHYMAGEEAALRRNPAGLLKGIF, via the coding sequence ATGAAACAGGACGAAGCGATATTGGCGCGGCGGCGGTTGCTCGCCGGTGCGTTTGGGATGCTGGCGTTGACGCAAGCACCATGGGCGCTGGCGAAATTGCCGGGCAGCGGCGTCAAGGGATTGATCGGCGGTGCATCGGATGGCGCGCTCGACAAATTGGCGCAGCCGGGCGCCTTTTACCGCGACGTCGCGGTGCGGATCTTGTTGCCGGGCGCGGGCGGCAAGCTGGCATCGAAGCTGTTCGGGGTCGGCGACAAGCTCGGGCTGACCAGCAATCTGACCAAAAGTCTGAACGATGCCGGGGGGCAGGCGGCGGGAGAGGCGAAGCCGATTTTTCGCGCCGCGATCGACAATCTGCGCTGGTCCGATGCGCCAGCATTGGTCGGCAAAAAAGACGGCGCGACGCGCTACCTGCAAAGTAGTGCGGGCGACACGCTGTTCGGCAAGGTATCGCCGCTGATCGGATCGGCGCTTCAGGATGTCGGCGCCTATCGCCAGCTCGACCAGCTGGCTAAGGGCAATTCGCTGATGGCATCGGCGGGGCTGACGCGCGACGGGCTGACCAAATCGGTGACCGAACAGGCGCTGAAGGGGATATTCCATTATATGGCGGGCGAGGAAGCGGCGTTGCGGCGGAATCCGGCGGGGTTGCTGAAGGGGATTTTTTGA